From the Colletotrichum lupini chromosome 1, complete sequence genome, the window TCATCGACCGGGTTGGACGAAAGTCCCCGAAATACAAGGGAACCGATGAACAATTTCGCGAAGTGATAGTGCAGACGAAGATTCTTCCGGGGGAAGGCTCCTATCTGCCTCTCAATATCGCGTTGGGCTGCAAGACACATGACACAGTCAACAACTGCCGCTCACAACCTTTTCACAAGTCACCCTCAACTTACTTCTGTATCGAGCACGCCACAAATTGTGCCATCGGTCCACCTCCAAATCGAATTTCTCAAGCTCCTTTTTGAATATTCCCGACATGCGACTGTCATCATTCGAGCCGAACATATAGGTGACTTTCTCCAATATCGACAGCAGTTCCAGCTGACTGGAAAGACGGGTGTCGGTGCTTGAGCTGGGGATGGCACGAAAATACTTTCTCCATCCTTCCACAGACGACGGGTTGCCAAAACTTGACGGCCTGCCATACAGAATTGAGAGGTGATGGTCGCAAATGTAGAACAAATACCACACCCTCAAGCAGCTGAGTACATCTTCTCGGTCCTTGAGCCCAAGGCTGTCGGAAAACCTGTCCTCGAGTTGACTGGTGCCGATGACAATGTCATATGACTTATCGAGTTGAAACTCGATAGCTCGGCGAATGGCAAGACCAGACACTGACCATGAAAGATCACTGAGCCAGAACGAAGCTATGCACAGTCCCTGAAAATCGTAGAGATTCACATGCTTCTTGAACATGAAGTCAGACACGAGCTTGCGGAGCCGAGCACTGCAGACTCGGTATAGTTGCTCACCCCCGTGTTCATGCAGAGCTGAGACTGTGCAGATTGCCACGAATAAGAGGGAAGATGCGCGGCGCACGCTGTCCAGATCTTCAAACCGACTCGTGATCCCGTAGAGGTAGTAGTCAGTTCGCTCCAGAAACCTCTTCACCAGACGGTCTGCATCATTCCGCTGAAGGCTTCCTTCTGTGATGAGGTCATGAGGCTCTTGTGAGAGTGGTTGAGCTGCCATAGGCGCTGAAGAAACAGCTCCATTCGCATTGGCAGGCCTCAATCTCGTGATTTCATGCAAGGAGCTGATGGGCGCTTGACTCAATGGCTCGACAAGGTCATCACTCTGTGCACATAATGAAACGGTTTGTTCTTCCATATCTTGATCCTCATCTTCGATAAGGGTGCCAGTCTCATCCGGATGCAAGCCCTCAACATTCAGCCTTCCTGCAAGTGAACTTTTTAGAGGCCCGAGCAGTGGCAGAGATCCTTGTTGCAGAAGGCCGTTAATCGCTTTGTGCAGCATGCGAATATCATCCACCATATCCGACCTTCACAAAGTATCATGTATTAGCGGCGCAACTCATCGGACATGAGATGGGCAAGCGAACCGATTGGGGCTTGCATCATTGGACCTCGGCTCAATCTCTCGAGCTGGCCGTTTGAAGATGCACTCAATACTTTTCTTCCTACAATGCTGGCATGGCCCATCTCGGCCGCTCGGTAAGCATCGCACCTTCAAAGGGAGGTTAGCGACGCGTTAGTTGAGATGTCACGCATGCCAAATGGTCAGGGAGCCTGCACGTGCCTTTTGCTTTTGACAAGAGGAGCAGGCCTTCATTCGGGAGCTGTACGCGGCCCGGTGCAGCCTCTCCGGCTTCTTGCTGCGAGTTTCCATCATGAATGGAATGTTGTGCTGTCTCAGAGAACATGAATCGGGGAGAAAATGTTAGAGGCGCGGAGTTGACCGCAATGCTGAGACCCCGTTATGCTGTTAGGCCAGATATCCCTATAAGGATACTTCCCTAAATGGCCTAGCAATGTGTCTGAGTGACCTCCTCCCTTTTTGCTCTCCCTGTCTACATGATGCCCTCTAAGAAATGACACAACGTTCACCAGAGCACTGACCTGAGCTCTATTATAGATGATGGAGATTAAAATGGTATCTGGTGCCTTCCCGGTTCATTCTACCTACCGTGGAAACTTTTAAAATGGGTTCAAGGCGCTCAACACGTTGCAGGTGACTGCGCAACGAAGATCTCAAGTTCATCTGTCGATGTTGGTATGGGAATGGGTTATTCATATTTGCTTTTCTTTTGTCAAATAAGGGTTTGCGAACGGAGTAGAGTCAAATAGATAGGGCACTGTGtctagtacgctttaatgaCCGGCAGGAGATCCTGAGTACGAACCCGAGCACCCGACTTGCCGAAGGGGGGCTCGCATTAACCCCGTTTGCACTCGTGGCTCCAATTGATCCTCTGATGATTTTTTCGGTCCCTGGTGAATCACAAACGATCGAACGGCGGGCATTGTCACTTGAAGAGTCTCCCTTCTTTGCAAGCCAACCACATCGACCCCACCCACGATTTCAATACGTAGACAATAGTCTCAGTTGTAGCGTACTAAGAAGCTTGTAGCTCTGCTTGCCGGAACGTATGAGCGGGCCGACACTCGAATGAATCTCGGCGAATCTCATCCGGGCAAAGGAGCGCTCGCACTTTCGAATCGACATCACTACCTTATTACAGGACAGGTACTGAATGTATCGTCTCCTTCCTCCAATCATAATATCAACAATGTGTAACCGTAATTTGCACCTCATTCAGTGGCTTGAATAGCGCTCTAAGAGAAGTGAACAGATATAAAAACTCTGGCCCAACATCATCTTGGCACGAACTTTCCAACCTTTGAGCAAATTACACCGACCCTTTCTTGATTTATACGTTTACGGCTTAAGACCCACGGGGCCCAGCTCCTTCTAGGCATGGACTACTATCGTATCAGCTCCTTCGGCCATACATGATGTCATCGGCCTTGTGTAACGGTACAGCATACCATTTTGAGATGTCTGACACGCAGGCTCATTTCTCATCATACCAGTCATTGACCGGTCGACTGCCCACGCCTTACCTCGCCAAGCTTGCCTCGCCGAAGCATTATGCCGGAACACGGATTCGGCTTACTCGTTTCCTGGCCGAGACTCGTCTTATCCGGGAGGCCAACACCTGACGGGGCTTGACCTCGGCCCGCTGATCGCGCTAGCTTAGTGCGAGACACAACCATTCCCCATCTCTCCAACCTCCAGTCAGCATCGACATCTACACGACCTTCGGGGCGCGAAACAAGAATGCCGTGTAACTGACTGAAAGTATTTGTTTCAGGATAGTTGATATCCCTTTCTGCTGCTCACTTCTCAGCAAGACGACTTGTACCCATCCCGAGTTGATGAAGAAGGCAGCAAAACGTTTTGCAGCGTAAATTCAGCGCTGTGAGTGATCCGTCGTGAACCAGAAGAGTAGTTTATGTACGGGCATTCCAATCATCATATAACATGGGAGATTTTTCATTACGTCATTATGCTACATGTGCCATGTCGGCTCGGGTTGTCCTTCGCTTCACGCTCAAATGAAAAGCTAGACTGGACATTGAAGTACTATGATTAGTCAATGTAAACAAGGGGCAAGTCCATGTACACCTCTGAAAATGCGTCCTCATATcaaaaagaaaggaaggGGCCACTCATAGTCTCAATTGGGGTTGCACAAGGCGAAGTATCATTTCCTCGAAATGCGGCCTCTAGGGTCCAGTCGACTCCCTTGCCCTGCTGATCTTTCGACTGGTGTAACCTGAACCACTACCTAGGGGCTTCGGTGGCCCACCAACGACAATGGTGTCACGAAGCTTGCGATTAGAGAGAGCTCTTCTTATCAACAAAGACTCATCCAGAGCGATGAAATGACATCTCGATATTCAGCGATGTAACTACGTCCACAGACCCTGCTAGTTAGTAGGGAAGAGGCGCATGAGGCTCATTGGCATCGCAACACTAGAAGGGGTCTAATAATGAGCCTACAAATTGCGATTCGAGCTTGCTGCTTGCGTTCCACCAGGCTTTCAGGATTTCTTTCTGGTAAAAGTAATTCCAGCCGAAAGATCAAGAGCACGAGGCAAAGGCGTGCCTAGAGCTTGACGGCTGTTCAGCTCAAGTTTGCATAGACTGATTCAGACTTTTGTGCTCGATCCAGAACACCAAAACCTCTCGATGGCTGCACTGCGAACAAAGAGCAGTCTCCAAACACACCGTCTCCCGACTGCTAATTCGCCAAGCACAAGTTGAGTATAAACATTCCTAACTTGGGCGCATGTCATAGTGCTGACCATTTGAAAGGGCGATGGACATTTCGGCGCTCGATGTGGTCCCGATGGTCGCCTATGACCCCCCAAGGGATTTTTTACCGAAGATTCCACTCCATAAGACATTGTGGCATGCGGGAGCAACGCacgaaaaagggggcgaACTTTCCGGCCCTCGGAATCCCCAAGTAGCTTCCATAAATGTCGCTTCATTTTCGTATCCAGCCGCAAGCAGGACTCTTGGCGCTTCACCTCCTTGACGTTGTCCAACATCACCACTCGGGCAATCAGCAGCACCGCCTGCTTGGAGGGCACCACCGACGACACCATGTCCGGAGACCTGGAGTCCAGCTTGCTGAAGTCTCAGCCTTCCTCTCCTTCATCCTCCTCGCAAGCatctttctcttcttcttcagatGACTTGGAGTACGCTCGTCTTTGCCAGGACGACAAGGTTGAGAGCTTCCGTATTGAGACTCTCGAAGTAGAAGATGATATCTCTCTCGACGACACCTTCGTTGCAACTCGCCCCTTGCCGCCTTGGCTGAGATATCCCAAGAACCTTGCTTTGGCCTTGATCCCGAGTTTCCTGCACCCAGTGGATCCTGATGCGACACCAAAGCCCCTCCATCCATCAGCTTGGCTCGGTAAGTTGATCTAAGTTTCAGCAAAGCATGATTTTCTGTAGCTAATGTACGGTGAAGATGGACTTCGAGGACTCGCAGCGTTCTTCGTCGTCTGCCACCACTGGTCCCTCTGCACGTTGACCGGCGAGGTCCGCCGCGGCTTCATGAGCGATGATACACCTCTCTTTCTCCAGATCCCAATCCTTCGCTTGGCTCTTTCAGGACTGTCGAACGTCTGCGTCTTCTTCGTCATATCCGGTTATGCCCTAAGCTACAAGCCTATGAAGCTCATTAGGCAGAAGAAGTCGGCCGAGTTCGCAATCGCCAGCGCTTCCTCAGCTTTTCGTCGGTATATCCGCCTCTTCCTTCCGACAATGATCACGTCACTTGCCGTCGCTGGCCTAGCTTACTTCAAACTATTTGAGCTTGAGCCTATTTCCGGTCCATCTGTCACAATGTTCAGGCCACCAGCACTAGACAATGTATGGGACCAAGTAGTTGGATGGTGGGGGCACTTCTCGATTTTGTCCGACCCAATGGCCAAGAACCTTGACAGAGGAAGAGGGTTTCCATATCAGCCGCAACTTTGGACCATCCCCGTGGAGTTTGACGGTTCACTCATTGTCTTCTTGGCACATGTCGCCTTTTACCGAGTTCGCCCTAGCGTTCGAATTCTTTTCCTTGTGTGCCTCCTCATCTACACCATTCACTCCGGCTACTGGCAGTTCTTTCTTTTCTTGTCCGGCCTGCTCCTCGCTGCCCTCAGATTTTACGGCGACGATGAGAATGCCGACTACGAGAGCAACGGCTACGTCTGGGAAACTCTACCACACCTATCGAGCCCTTCGTACTGGCGACGTGAGGGGCTGAGGGGATTCAATGCCCCAATTTCGTTGATCAAATCCTCCAAAACCTACGGGATCTCCAAGAAGACTCTTCAATTAGCCTCTTTCATCGGCGCCCTATGGCTGTTGTCGTTCCCCGAGGGGAGCGGAAGTGTTGCGCAGACCCCAGGATTTAGAAACCTTTCCTGGCTGACCCCTGCAAAGTACGGCGAAGGCGACGGCTTCTGGATCCCCATCGCCGCTGTCTGGCTGGTTTCCACCATTGATCAGTCACCTTTCATTCAGCAGCTTTTCACGGGTCGGGTCATTCAATACCTCGGCCGGATATCGTTCGCCATCTACCTCGTTCACAACTGCCTGATTTGGCTCTGGGGCTATCACTGCGTTCGGTTCTTTAGTGCCATTACTGGCACTCTTCTTGAAGCCAACCTTAGCACTGACTGGGGACTTGTCGTCTTTCTTTCAACATGTCTTTACTTACCAGGTGTCGTCTGCGTAGCGGATTTCGTGCAGAGACATGTGGATGTCAACGCTGTCAAGTTCGCGGCTTGGTTCGAGGGAAGGTTGATTGAAAAGACGAAGTAGTGGAATTTCCAGGGTTGAAcagttactaagtttaatcaTTTAATACATTACAATTCTGTCAAACCCCATTGTTAACTCTGAGGCCTGTCAAACGCTAATTTAGCTATTTCTAATCACTGCTGCCTTCACGGCAACTGACATAATTCAGAGGCATCCTTGAGTGCATATAAAAACACTGCCAACGTGCATCATCAGAGCGACGTCGGCGAGATGACTAATGTTCGGAAAGGTTAGAAGCACTCTTTCCTGCGACTTTTTGGGAGAGATGTTGAGCATAATTATCTACAAGTCAAGGTGCTTGAGGCTGAGTCAGCTCGGTCAAGACGTACATCACGAGCTGGTCTCACCAAGGTGAACGCCAAATTGGGATGAGAGTTCCGCTGAATAGGCCGGAGAAACGACCACGGCGATCGTTTCTCCGTGTTGTGGATCGTCATGTTAGCCCAGACGCTTCCAtccgtatatttaacggATCATCGGCTAGTCAACCTTGTGGATGGAAATTTCCGAGTCAGTGCCCCAGGGTGGCTGTGGATACTGTCGAATACGAGCAACGCCTAATTGGGTTACCCGTCCGTTCGTATGGTTTAAGGCTGGATATGTTCGCAAGTGGGAGGCGATCTAAATGGAGAATCCAATCTCGGTTCATTTGATCAACCTTCTTTGCAAGCTTGAAGATTAAATCTGGCCTTGTGGGCGCACTCAGGGGGCATTATCATCATCGAAATATGAAGGCCAACCTATTCTTCTTGCCCGGCTGTGCTTCACGCACCTTGGCGTAAGTCTTTGCATGTCTTCAGAAAGCTTCAGACGCGGACTAACGCTGCCAAGCCGTGGTGTCATTTGAGACATGGGAGTACCAGAGGCACAACGCAGCTGGGAGCTGGAAGACCGGGCCAAGCAACCCTCTTTTAACCCACCTCAAGAAGACATAACCGCCTATGGCTCGAGATCACAGTATCCATCCGAGCCTCGATGGCCCTTCCAGGAGACCGACCAAGACAAGCAGCCTCACTTCTCACCACCAGCTCCGCcaccgcctcctcctccgatAAATCCGCCAATTCACCATCAACCCGCACCGAGTCCGAGACGATCTGGCCACACCCGCCATGTCCTAAGGTACTGGGGCCTCGAGATCTTCACCCTCTTCGTCGCAATCAGTCTACTCACCGCAATCATCTGGCTCCTCACCCACTACGATGGCCACTACATGCCGAAATGGCCCTTTGAAATCAACCTCAATTCCGCCATTGCGCTCCTCTCGACCTTTCTCCGCGCTGCCATCGTCGCCGCCGTAGCAGAAATTATCGGCCAGATCAAATGGACCTGGTTTGCCGAACAGACCCGGCCCCTCCAGCACCTCCAGGACTTTGACGCCGCGAGCCGTTCAATCCTCGGCTCCACGAAACTCCTGGCGATGCTCGTGTGGAACCTGGGCTTCTCCTCCACCGGCTTCCTCGCCATCGGTGCCGCCATTGTGACGATTGCCAGCCTTGCCGTTGGTCCCGTCACCCAGCAGGCCGTCCGAACGATGACCTGCCCCATGCTCGAGGACAACATCCGCGCCAGGATCCCCGCAGCGAACTACGTGCCGGGCTCGTCGGCGTACTACCGCGTCGGTGCCGGATCCTATGAGATCGAGGTAGACATGAAGAGTGCCATGATCCAGGGGATTACGGATCCAGGCAGCCAGGACAGCGACGTCCAGGTTCTCTGCCCCAGCGGAAACTGCACGTGGCCTGACTATGGCACGGGCGTCACGCACGCGAGCATCGGCGTGTGTAGCAAGTGCATTGATACGACGAGCTTCGTCAGCGAGCCTGATACGGTCGGCAACCTGTCGCTGCCGGACGACGGCGCCGTCATCAACATCCTGGCCGGAAAGTACATGTGGATGGGCTACAGCAACCTGACCGCGTACACGAAACTCTTCAGCGACGACTTCGCCGCGGCAGCCCCTGTTTCGATGGCTAACTTCAGCATGCTCATGATTTCGACGTCTCCGTGCACGTCGGACAACTCGACGGGAACATCGAAGCTGACATGCCCGCATCGTCTGTCGCAATCCGACAATAGTTACTTTAGCAACCTGGGGGATTACGTCGCCGCCTCCTGTATCTTGTACCCGTGCCTGAAGGAGTATCATGCGCGGTACGTGAACAACACATTAACGGAGACGGTCGTCCGCACGACGACGGCGGCGTCCAATCCTGCCGAGAACGCAGCGTCGCGATACTCATTGTACGGCAACTACACGGCGAGACAAAGTCCCTGTGTGATTGACAACGGCACCTGGTACGATACCACCAACCAGAGCCAGGCCTTGGACGTTCCGGGACGCATCTGGACCAACTTCAGCGTGAGCGGCAGCGACGAAGTCACCCGCGTGCCGAACGAATGCCTGTACAAGATGGACGGGACCTTCTTCTCCGCGCTATCGACTTTCCTCAAGGCGAGCTTGCTGAGCGCCTCGTGTAGGTACGACTCCATGCAGAGCGGACACCTCAACTGCTACGACTCTTGGTGGCTCACGCCGCTGTGGGCCGACATGAACGCCACCGTAACCAACCTTACGAGCGCCGTCGACGACTTTGCCTGGGCTGTGACGAACAAACTTCGGATGACGGGGCTCGGGCCGGACGTCGTCCCTGGCGCTAACGCTCTATTGAATCGGCGGGCTGAGGCGCTGGGCGAGGTATGGGCGAGCTCGACGTGTACCTACTTTGACAGGCAGTACATAGCGCTGCCCATCATCTTGGTGGGCCTCTGCGGGATCCTGTTGGGCTGGATCATTCTCAAGAACTATAACGACCCCGAGCAGCCCGTCTGGAAGGGCAGCGTGCTGCCGCTACTATTCTTTGGTTTGCATGATACCATGGGGCCAAAGGGGACAGCGGGCGGAGCGAGCAATGGTGGTGATGGGCCCAGGGATGGGGTCCGCATGGCGAGGAATATGACGTTCTTCAAGGAGAACGGACGGTCGGCGCCGGAGCTACATCGGATTCAGCAGGAGTCAGGCCGGATGCGGGTGCGATTCCATGG encodes:
- a CDS encoding acyltransferase gives rise to the protein MSGDLESSLLKSQPSSPSSSSQASFSSSSDDLEYARLCQDDKVESFRIETLEVEDDISLDDTFVATRPLPPWLRYPKNLALALIPSFLHPVDPDATPKPLHPSAWLAFFVVCHHWSLCTLTGEVRRGFMSDDTPLFLQIPILRLALSGLSNVCVFFVISGYALSYKPMKLIRQKKSAEFAIASASSAFRRYIRLFLPTMITSLAVAGLAYFKLFELEPISGPSVTMFRPPALDNVWDQVVGWWGHFSILSDPMAKNLDRGRGFPYQPQLWTIPVEFDGSLIVFLAHVAFYRVRPSVRILFLVCLLIYTIHSGYWQFFLFLSGLLLAALRFYGDDENADYESNGYVWETLPHLSSPSYWRREGLRGFNAPISLIKSSKTYGISKKTLQLASFIGALWLLSFPEGSGSVAQTPGFRNLSWLTPAKYGEGDGFWIPIAAVWLVSTIDQSPFIQQLFTGRVIQYLGRISFAIYLVHNCLIWLWGYHCVRFFSAITGTLLEANLSTDWGLVVFLSTCLYLPGVVCVADFVQRHVDVNAVKFAAWFEGRLIEKTK